In one window of Bdellovibrio bacteriovorus W DNA:
- a CDS encoding hypothetical protein (COG1396 Predicted transcriptional regulators) codes for MIKTEKEYLESKIRLDAEFKELDAHAEKMKKSGLTPEQIKLALDPLASFALQLKEEVEEYEKLKRGQFDILENFNGIGRMLVALRIFKGLKQKELAEKLDVTEAQVSRDERNEYHGASIEKIQKVLDALGVTLKSAIETDYKDAV; via the coding sequence ATGATTAAGACAGAAAAAGAATATCTAGAGTCAAAAATACGATTGGATGCTGAGTTTAAAGAACTCGATGCTCATGCCGAGAAAATGAAAAAATCAGGCCTGACTCCTGAACAAATTAAACTTGCTCTTGATCCATTGGCGTCTTTTGCACTTCAACTTAAAGAAGAGGTTGAGGAGTATGAAAAACTTAAAAGAGGTCAATTTGACATTCTTGAAAATTTCAATGGAATTGGCAGGATGCTCGTCGCTCTCCGAATTTTCAAAGGTTTGAAGCAGAAGGAATTAGCGGAAAAGCTTGATGTCACGGAGGCGCAAGTCTCCCGGGACGAGCGCAATGAATATCATGGAGCTTCCATCGAGAAAATTCAAAAGGTGCTCGATGCGCTTGGGGTGACTTTGAAATCTGCGATTGAGACTGATTACAAAGATGCGGTGTAA
- a CDS encoding sefir domain protein, with translation MSSKPTEPSISAFISYSWDSDPHVEWVNSLAHILRGNSIKSLTDQICVGPGASLNNFMRFGVDNSSWKICVISDGYVSKMNDLKTGVGKEIEMLERHMESEYIIPILKNNSGKGVPDFFEGKFWIDFDGGEYLDCIQKLVKRILGFNKMIEPMIGLNPYSKEVSNVRMLESDIKKLRF, from the coding sequence ATGAGTAGTAAGCCAACGGAACCAAGTATAAGCGCATTTATTTCCTACTCATGGGATAGTGATCCTCATGTTGAATGGGTAAACTCACTTGCGCATATTTTGAGGGGCAACTCCATCAAATCACTGACCGACCAAATCTGTGTTGGCCCTGGTGCCAGTTTGAATAATTTTATGAGATTTGGGGTTGATAATTCATCATGGAAAATTTGTGTTATTTCTGACGGCTATGTCTCGAAAATGAATGATCTTAAAACCGGAGTAGGAAAAGAAATAGAAATGCTGGAAAGGCACATGGAATCGGAATATATTATTCCGATTCTAAAGAACAACTCCGGTAAAGGTGTTCCAGATTTCTTTGAGGGAAAGTTCTGGATTGATTTTGATGGCGGAGAATATTTAGATTGTATTCAAAAGCTGGTAAAAAGAATTTTGGGCTTCAATAAAATGATCGAGCCCATGATTGGCCTGAATCCATACTCAAAAGAAGTTTCTAATGTTCGTATGCTTGAGTCAGATATTAAAAAACTACGTTTCTGA
- a CDS encoding hypothetical protein (COG4232 Thiol:disulfide interchange protein) yields the protein MSFDYSSNDGVYVVGSGEYSFATKWTRASDVSIHAYSDRLQGGKIAMIKNMGLFSSFHTSECLDFTSRVWSPGVGDAIVWINKHGNMAVTKIVKIMDASRGAPSDGLTFEYHILDKPV from the coding sequence GTGAGTTTTGATTACTCAAGTAATGACGGAGTTTATGTAGTTGGATCAGGGGAGTATTCATTTGCCACCAAGTGGACTAGAGCTAGTGATGTCTCCATTCACGCCTACAGTGATAGATTGCAAGGCGGAAAAATTGCTATGATAAAAAACATGGGATTATTTTCTAGCTTCCATACGAGTGAATGTCTTGATTTTACTTCCAGAGTGTGGTCACCCGGCGTTGGTGATGCTATTGTGTGGATTAATAAACACGGCAATATGGCAGTCACCAAGATCGTTAAAATTATGGATGCTTCAAGGGGGGCACCGTCTGATGGACTTACTTTTGAGTACCATATATTAGACAAACCCGTATAG
- a CDS encoding Atc1 protein gives MQQDIPKMCADSLRTFTSEKLNIKLKAAHAHELFAAYVGYSSKNAMLADTKYPINSLPQAKIVIMVPDADVDRRRTDLEGLSPDLPNSYLLGEPIYASLFSDKFWASHYPPFRSFEKAAIYLAERDYNFQEVFKRYHGIPLHHFVSVRREQDAVTLSVIHATRTSNGEMLGNGKTKIELHRVAGHIGYEEPRISVERWSGGARRTLEPFEGGYTLASE, from the coding sequence ATGCAGCAAGATATTCCCAAAATGTGCGCAGATTCCTTACGCACGTTCACAAGCGAAAAGCTCAATATTAAGTTAAAGGCAGCGCACGCTCACGAATTATTCGCGGCGTACGTCGGATATTCGTCCAAAAACGCAATGTTGGCTGATACTAAGTATCCTATCAACAGTTTGCCTCAAGCCAAAATCGTCATCATGGTTCCGGACGCTGATGTTGATCGGCGGCGCACCGATCTTGAAGGATTGTCGCCTGATCTCCCGAATAGTTATTTGCTAGGCGAGCCTATCTACGCATCATTATTTTCAGATAAGTTTTGGGCGAGCCATTATCCGCCATTTAGAAGTTTTGAAAAGGCGGCAATTTACTTGGCTGAAAGAGACTACAACTTCCAAGAAGTGTTCAAGCGTTACCATGGTATTCCTTTACATCACTTTGTCTCAGTCAGACGTGAACAAGATGCAGTAACTTTATCCGTGATACACGCTACTCGCACATCCAATGGGGAGATGCTTGGAAATGGCAAAACTAAGATAGAACTTCATCGAGTAGCGGGCCATATTGGTTATGAAGAGCCACGAATTTCGGTGGAGCGCTGGAGTGGTGGTGCGCGAAGAACACTAGAGCCATTTGAGGGAGGATATACGCTTGCTAGCGAGTGA